In Citrus sinensis cultivar Valencia sweet orange chromosome 4, DVS_A1.0, whole genome shotgun sequence, one DNA window encodes the following:
- the LOC102609681 gene encoding uncharacterized protein LOC102609681 has protein sequence MYHPTRGGVRGGRDQFSWDDVKVDKHRENYLGHSIKAPVGRWQKGKDLHWYTRENNSKGSDDALKEEIKRIKEEEEQAMREALGLAPKRSSRPQGNRLDKHDFQELVKRSSTAEDMGAGHADAAWVHGLGFSRGAASRPWEDPRTLQSGPEEVSTEKEKPAVASPPPQNIEKEESEDESSQKKRRREEKKHEKNERREKRHSRDFEDRRKHRRDKEKRRRHDSD, from the exons ATGTATCATCCAACCAGGGGCGGTGTTCGCGGTGGTCGAGATC AATTTAGTTGGGACGATGTGAAGGTTGATAAACATCGTGAGAACTATCTAGGTCATAGCATCAAGGCCCCTGTTGGAAGATGGCAAAAAG GAAAAGATCTACATTGGTATACCAGGGAAAACAATTCTAAGGGTTCAGATGACGCcttgaaagaagaaataaaaagaattaaggaAGAGGAGGAGCAGGCCATGAGGGAAGCTCTTGGCTTAGCACCCAAGCGGTCTAGTCGACCTCAAGGAAATCGACTTGATAAGCATGATTTTCAAGAACTTGTGAAGCGAAGTTCTACTGCAGAGGACATGGGTGCAGGGCATGCTGATGCAGCATGGGTTCATGGACTTGGTTTCTCAAG AGGAGCGGCATCTCGTCCATGGGAAGATCCTAGAACACTTCAATCCGGTCCAGAGGAGGTTTCAACAGAGAAGGAGAAGCCTGCTGTTGCCAGCCCTCCACCTCAGAACATCGAAAAAGAGGAATCAGAGGATGAAAGCAGTCAAAAGAAAAGGAGGCGTGAGGAGAAGAAGCATGAGAAGAATGAAAGACGCGAGAAGCGTCATTCTCGTGATTTTGAAGACAGGAGGAAACACAGAAGAGACAAGGAAAAGAGAAGGAGACATGACTCTGACTGA